In a genomic window of Streptomyces sp. NBC_01142:
- a CDS encoding SMP-30/gluconolactonase/LRE family protein has translation MSERGTMPRSFRHHPVAVAALALATVLPLAHAAQAAPPQPGPQVQESAQARIRTAYQLPGDRVYPEGIAADPRTGDVYVGSYATGAVYRITPGHRTAQVFLPAGTDGRATANGLKVDRAGRLWVTDSTAGVAVYDIRERRLLARFDVPGEAASFVNDLAIAPDGSAYLTDSVRAVVYRVTPAQLARAAAGTGQATLTARFDVSAAVAPDARDTFALNGIVADPSGRYVLTVDMNGGGLYRVDLASGRTREVALHGGDLRHADGLELRHGTLWAAHNASNTISRWHLSGDGTRARVERRITDEALQIPTTLVRRGGRLLVVRSQFDKGGPMGPGTPQTPFTVAAVDGI, from the coding sequence ATGAGCGAGAGAGGCACCATGCCCCGTTCCTTCCGGCACCATCCCGTGGCCGTCGCGGCCCTTGCCCTGGCCACCGTCCTGCCGCTCGCCCACGCGGCGCAGGCGGCTCCCCCGCAGCCCGGCCCCCAGGTCCAGGAGAGCGCGCAGGCCCGGATCCGTACCGCCTACCAACTTCCCGGCGACCGGGTGTACCCGGAGGGCATCGCCGCAGACCCGCGGACCGGAGATGTGTACGTGGGGTCGTACGCCACCGGGGCGGTCTACCGGATCACCCCGGGCCACCGCACCGCGCAGGTGTTTCTGCCCGCCGGCACGGACGGACGGGCCACCGCCAACGGCTTGAAGGTGGACCGCGCCGGCCGGCTGTGGGTCACCGACTCCACCGCGGGCGTGGCGGTGTACGACATCCGCGAACGCAGGCTGCTCGCCCGCTTCGACGTGCCCGGCGAGGCGGCGTCCTTCGTCAACGACCTCGCCATCGCCCCGGACGGCAGCGCCTATCTGACCGACAGCGTGCGCGCCGTTGTCTACCGCGTCACCCCGGCCCAGCTGGCGCGGGCCGCGGCGGGCACCGGGCAGGCCACGCTCACCGCCCGCTTCGACGTCTCCGCCGCGGTCGCGCCGGACGCCCGTGACACCTTCGCCCTCAACGGCATCGTCGCCGACCCGTCGGGCCGCTACGTGCTGACGGTCGACATGAACGGCGGCGGCCTCTACCGGGTCGACCTGGCCTCGGGCAGGACCCGTGAAGTCGCCCTGCACGGCGGCGACCTGCGGCACGCGGACGGCCTCGAACTGCGCCACGGCACGCTCTGGGCAGCGCACAACGCCAGCAATACGATCAGCCGCTGGCACCTCTCGGGCGACGGCACCCGGGCCCGCGTGGAACGCCGGATCACCGACGAGGCACTGCAGATCCCCACCACCCTGGTCCGCCGGGGCGGGCGCCTGCTGGTGGTCCGCTCGCAGTTCGACAAGGGCGGCCCGATGGGCCCGGGGACCCCGCAGACCCCGTTCACCGTCGCCGCCGTCGACGGAATCTGA
- a CDS encoding MarR family winged helix-turn-helix transcriptional regulator has translation MTSMPAAERLGSHLKRAEQALNATKHAALRPAGLTVPQYAALLLLSESPGISAAALSRACGVTPPTMNTVLKNLQARGLIERTPHEWHKNVLEARLTEEGKAVMADADARAIRVERALADEFTQEERESLVALLGRCVGLLESVRPA, from the coding sequence ATGACGTCCATGCCCGCCGCCGAGCGACTCGGCTCGCATCTCAAGCGCGCCGAACAGGCCCTCAACGCGACCAAGCACGCTGCGCTCAGGCCGGCCGGGCTGACCGTCCCGCAGTACGCCGCTCTGCTGCTCCTCTCGGAGAGTCCCGGTATCTCCGCCGCCGCGCTGTCACGGGCGTGCGGGGTCACGCCCCCGACCATGAACACGGTGCTGAAGAACCTCCAGGCGCGCGGCCTGATCGAGCGCACCCCGCACGAGTGGCACAAGAACGTCCTGGAGGCCCGCCTGACGGAGGAGGGCAAGGCCGTCATGGCCGACGCGGACGCCAGGGCCATCCGGGTCGAGCGTGCCCTCGCGGACGAGTTCACCCAGGAGGAGCGAGAGTCGCTCGTCGCCCTGCTGGGCCGCTGCGTCGGCCTTCTCGAATCGGTCAGGCCCGCATAG
- a CDS encoding SDR family oxidoreductase: MTDSPVTLITGGGSGIGAATARQLLDQGHRVTITGRSNDRLRRFAEELGKPEGLLTLPGDAADHDAVQSAVDATVQEFGRLDTVVANAGFATHDTLADGDPTGWREMVLTNVLGPALLIRAALPALKETRGRIVLVGSVAGFVHTPGNIYGATKWAVTGLAENTRRMVTGDGVGVTLIAPGRVETPFWEGMGGLPDGILLTADQIADSVVWAINQPGGVDINNVIIRPIGQPV, translated from the coding sequence ATGACCGACTCTCCTGTCACTCTGATCACCGGCGGTGGCAGCGGCATCGGGGCGGCAACGGCCCGGCAGCTGCTGGACCAGGGCCACCGGGTGACGATCACCGGGCGCAGCAACGACCGTCTCCGCCGGTTCGCGGAGGAACTCGGCAAGCCGGAAGGCCTGTTGACGCTCCCCGGAGACGCCGCCGACCACGACGCGGTCCAGTCGGCCGTCGATGCCACCGTGCAGGAATTCGGGCGACTGGACACGGTCGTCGCCAACGCCGGTTTCGCCACCCATGACACCCTCGCCGACGGGGACCCGACCGGCTGGCGCGAGATGGTCCTGACGAACGTGCTCGGCCCGGCGCTGCTCATCAGGGCCGCCCTGCCCGCCCTGAAGGAGACCCGCGGCCGGATCGTCCTCGTCGGCAGCGTCGCGGGCTTCGTCCACACCCCGGGCAATATCTACGGGGCGACCAAGTGGGCGGTGACGGGCCTCGCCGAGAACACCCGCCGCATGGTGACGGGTGACGGCGTGGGCGTGACCCTGATCGCCCCGGGGCGCGTGGAGACCCCGTTCTGGGAGGGGATGGGCGGGCTCCCCGACGGAATCCTGCTGACCGCCGACCAGATCGCCGACTCCGTCGTATGGGCGATCAACCAGCCGGGCGGTGTCGACATCAACAACGTGATCATCAGGCCGATCGGCCAGCCCGTGTAG